The Nitrogeniibacter aestuarii genome has a window encoding:
- a CDS encoding HDOD domain-containing protein encodes MLRFDKPLQSLDAYVNCFSQEPIPVLKRTVQQLAALQENEDRIGGKQLASVVLSDPLMTLKLLSHLEQHRRASQNHDITTIDRAVMMIGITPFFRIFADMPTLESRLADVPTALVGALRVIARARRASHYARDWAILRHDLDVEEITIAALLHDTADVLFWSFAPQLTQRVYDMLRRDRGMRSALAQREVFGFSANEIQLALAKAWRMPDLLITLMNGADTNNPRVRTVQLANALARHNAKGWQNPAIPDDLEAISALLKVNRSQLVKHLAIPQEDAERLLPPDAET; translated from the coding sequence ATGCTGCGCTTCGATAAGCCACTTCAGTCTCTCGACGCCTACGTCAACTGCTTCTCTCAGGAGCCCATTCCGGTGCTCAAGCGCACCGTGCAGCAGCTCGCCGCCCTGCAGGAGAACGAAGACCGGATCGGCGGCAAGCAGCTCGCCTCGGTCGTACTGAGCGACCCACTGATGACACTCAAGCTGCTCAGCCACCTCGAGCAACACCGGCGCGCGTCTCAGAACCACGACATCACCACGATTGATCGCGCAGTCATGATGATCGGCATCACGCCTTTCTTTCGCATCTTTGCCGACATGCCCACGCTCGAATCGCGCCTTGCCGACGTACCGACAGCGCTCGTGGGAGCCCTCCGGGTGATTGCGCGCGCCCGGCGAGCGTCACACTACGCCCGGGACTGGGCCATTCTTCGCCACGATCTGGATGTTGAGGAAATCACCATTGCCGCGCTGCTGCACGACACGGCCGATGTGCTCTTCTGGTCTTTCGCACCACAACTGACGCAGCGCGTGTACGACATGCTGCGGCGCGACCGCGGCATGCGCAGCGCGCTGGCCCAACGCGAGGTCTTCGGCTTCAGCGCAAACGAAATCCAGCTGGCGCTGGCCAAGGCCTGGCGCATGCCGGATCTGCTGATCACACTCATGAACGGCGCAGACACCAACAATCCTCGCGTGCGCACGGTTCAACTGGCCAACGCCCTGGCACGACACAATGCCAAGGGCTGGCAGAATCCGGCCATTCCGGACGACCTCGAGGCCATTTCAGCCCTGCTGAAAGTCAATCGCAGCCAACTGGTCAAGCACCTGGCGATTCCGCAGGAAGATGCAGAACGGTTGCTTCCGCCTGACGCAGAAACATGA
- a CDS encoding LemA family protein, with protein MSVSLIVFLAIAIAVLAYAVVIYNNLVRLKHNIAKAWANIDVLLKQRHDELPKLVEVCRQYKQFEETTLSRVIEARSKVSDARARRDVPALGEAEGMLRMGLGQLFAVAEAYPELKANEHFMQLQTRISSLENAIADRREMYNESVNVHNVRIEQFPDVIVARMFGYSEKPLLEFSTAEKADVDLKALFND; from the coding sequence ATGTCCGTGAGCCTGATCGTTTTCCTCGCCATCGCCATTGCCGTCCTTGCCTATGCGGTGGTGATCTACAACAACCTGGTTCGCCTCAAGCACAATATTGCCAAGGCATGGGCCAACATCGACGTACTGCTCAAACAGCGCCATGACGAGCTGCCCAAACTGGTCGAGGTGTGCCGCCAGTACAAGCAGTTTGAAGAAACCACCCTCTCCCGGGTCATCGAGGCGCGCAGCAAGGTCTCCGATGCACGCGCGCGGCGCGACGTCCCGGCGCTGGGCGAAGCTGAGGGCATGCTTCGCATGGGGCTGGGTCAGCTGTTCGCCGTCGCTGAGGCCTATCCCGAACTCAAGGCCAACGAACATTTCATGCAGCTGCAGACACGCATCAGCTCGCTGGAAAATGCCATCGCCGACCGTCGCGAGATGTATAACGAAAGCGTCAACGTGCACAACGTGCGCATCGAACAGTTCCCCGACGTCATCGTGGCCCGCATGTTCGGCTACAGCGAAAAACCCTTGCTCGAGTTTTCAACGGCAGAAAAGGCTGACGTGGATCTGAAGGCCCTGTTCAACGACTGA